A single Diachasmimorpha longicaudata isolate KC_UGA_2023 chromosome 10, iyDiaLong2, whole genome shotgun sequence DNA region contains:
- the LOC135166738 gene encoding coiled-coil domain-containing protein 28A isoform X1 encodes MMNEEVGCGELQQLVQEEEGEEPLSRGGEATPPSTPARSHRASKTEGNASQNSQQVLWGSNTQTSPIISKASSGQGTASQGSMVSGRAHNSSSGHGNHSRHVYLNEKEKHKPTRQDPPRRGQHRVVTAPPCRHHCFLSEVPDVRRMEQALLQLLEDFHSGNLQAFGKDCSMEQMIEIREQQEKLARLHFELGQRQDGVGSETAGLRQSSASMRHLLHKLQQLSVCIEKLHSK; translated from the exons aTGATGAATGAAGAGGTCGGCTGCGGAGAGCTCCAGCAGCTGGTGCAGGAGGAGGAGGGCGAGGAGCCCTTGAGTCGCGGGGGAGAGGCCACTCCACCCTCGACACCTGCTAGATCGCACAGGGCTAGTAAGACTGAGGGAAATGCCTCGCAAAATTCC CAACAAGTGCTGTGGGGCAGTAATACACAGACCTCTCCCATCATCAGCAAAGCTAGTTCTGGACAGGGGACGGCTAGTCAAGGCTCGATGGTATCAGGAAGGGCCCATAACTCTTCCTCAGGGCATGGCAATCACTCGAGGCATGTTTACCTGAATGAAAAGGAGAAACACAAACCCACGAGACAGGATCCACCGAGAAGAGGCCAGCACAGAG TGGTCACAGCACCTCCATGCAGGCATCATTGCTTTTTATCAGAGGTACCTGATGTCAGGAGAATGGAGCAGGCACTGCTGCAGCTGTTAGAGGATTTCCACAGTGGGAATCTTCAGGCTTTTG GCAAAGACTGCAGCATGGAGCAGATGATTGAAATTCGTGAACAGCAGGAGAAGCTAGCGAGGTTGCACTTCGAATTGGGCCAACGACAGGATGGAGTTGGCAGTGAGACTGCAGGTCTCAGGCAGTCCAGTGCCAGCATGAGGCACCTTCTCCACAAACTACAGCAGCTAAGTGTCTGTATCGAGAAGCTTCACAGTAAATAA
- the LOC135166738 gene encoding coiled-coil domain-containing protein 28B isoform X2 yields MMNEEVGCGELQQLVQEEEGEEPLSRGGEATPPSTPARSHRASKTEGNASQNSQQVLWGSNTQTSPIISKASSGQGTASQGSMVSGRAHNSSSGHGNHSRHVYLNEKEKHKPTRQDPPRRGQHREVPDVRRMEQALLQLLEDFHSGNLQAFGKDCSMEQMIEIREQQEKLARLHFELGQRQDGVGSETAGLRQSSASMRHLLHKLQQLSVCIEKLHSK; encoded by the exons aTGATGAATGAAGAGGTCGGCTGCGGAGAGCTCCAGCAGCTGGTGCAGGAGGAGGAGGGCGAGGAGCCCTTGAGTCGCGGGGGAGAGGCCACTCCACCCTCGACACCTGCTAGATCGCACAGGGCTAGTAAGACTGAGGGAAATGCCTCGCAAAATTCC CAACAAGTGCTGTGGGGCAGTAATACACAGACCTCTCCCATCATCAGCAAAGCTAGTTCTGGACAGGGGACGGCTAGTCAAGGCTCGATGGTATCAGGAAGGGCCCATAACTCTTCCTCAGGGCATGGCAATCACTCGAGGCATGTTTACCTGAATGAAAAGGAGAAACACAAACCCACGAGACAGGATCCACCGAGAAGAGGCCAGCACAGAG AGGTACCTGATGTCAGGAGAATGGAGCAGGCACTGCTGCAGCTGTTAGAGGATTTCCACAGTGGGAATCTTCAGGCTTTTG GCAAAGACTGCAGCATGGAGCAGATGATTGAAATTCGTGAACAGCAGGAGAAGCTAGCGAGGTTGCACTTCGAATTGGGCCAACGACAGGATGGAGTTGGCAGTGAGACTGCAGGTCTCAGGCAGTCCAGTGCCAGCATGAGGCACCTTCTCCACAAACTACAGCAGCTAAGTGTCTGTATCGAGAAGCTTCACAGTAAATAA